The DNA region GTTCCTGTAAGTTTATATATGATGGATAATAATAAAGGCACCCGTTACTAGCCCCAGACTTGAGCCTGGGTTGAAGGATTTATAAACAAATGCCTCAAGATTCTTCTTAAATAAGGTTATAGATTTACTCATAGGGTCAGCAAGGATTGTAATCAACGACCAACATTCGGTGGGGTAATTGCCATTGTTTGGGACGGAGGCTCAGGTTTTTTTCTGTATACCTTAACCCCGGAATGAATTCCGAGGCTATTTTAATAATGCCCCGATGGGGCATAGGATGTGATTTCCTAGTTAGCAAGAGATTGTAATTATCAGCAAATAACATAAGCTAAACTCTCCTTAGGCAAACTTAGCTATTCTTCCTGTTTTAGGGATTGATGTGAGCTTTTGTACGATATATGGCAGCCGATATTAGCCCCAGGCTTTAGCCTGGGGTTGAAAGAGATCCCCCCAACGATAAAGCCCCGAGGCTTGATTTAGTTAAGGATATTGATTGGACCGTAGGGGCAGCACCAATTGTAATCAGCGCTAAACCCTCGGTAGGGCAAATGCTTTTTTATAAGGCTGGGTTCAGGTTTTCTTATTTGTATTCGTATACCCCAGAAAAAATCTGGGTCGAGATTCATAATGCCCCGATGGGGCATGTGTTATTTTTCGTGTGGATTATTCGTAGGAATAAATTAAATGACATTCCTGACACGAGAATAGAAAATCACAAGAAGAAATAACAACAATTACCCAATCAGGCTACATTCTCAATCAGGGATTCGGGCGCCTCATTGTTATTGATCTCCAGGGTAAACAATTTGGCAGGAGGGAGATTTAAAAAAACCACCTTCTTATTACTCTGGTATTTCTCTACTACGGCTTCCTCAAAATTGCATTTGAACTTGCGGAAGCTGACATATTTGAAATAACAGATGTAGGCTTTCGGGCTGCAGAGCTCCAGCTTCTTCTTCCAGATCTTCTGGATCACATCTTCGGGCATTGCTTCGTAAGGCAGACTCGAAAAAATGTAGTCGTACGAACGCCCGTTATTGAAACGGATAATATCTTCGTGATGGATTGAAATGTTTGAGCTGTGATACTTGCTCTTCACGACTTCGAAAAAGTGATCGTTAATCTCAACGACATCCAGGTGGTCTTTCGGACGGATATGCTTTGAAATCTCTTTTGTGAGCGGGCCGGTACCGGGTCCGATCTCCAGGATGTTGAGAGGGGGGCATCCCTGGCACAAGAGTTCCTTTTTAAGCTGCTTTACCAGATCCTTTGCTAAGAACTTTGAACTGGGTGCTATGGCCCCAACCTGCTTAAGGTCCTTGATAAAGTGTAAAAGATGTTCCAACAAGACTCCTGTTTGTTACTAACTACAGCACGAATGTAATAAAGCAAATACAATTTGGCTAATTTTGAATGAACTATCTCCCAGACCCTTCCATTTTAGAGGTTGATTAACTTATAAAGGCCCTATTCCGATATCGCTTAATGATTTTTTACATAAAAATATCGGGGTATCTGCTTGACAGAGACTAAAGTAAACCTCACTTTAGCATATAATTTTATAACCAATCAATACGACATACATGATGAATTCAACACCCGGGATTAAAGTATTTCTGAGCGTTGTACTAGCCCTCACTTTATTAGGAGGCTGTGCATCATCTCAGAAAGCAACTAAAAAATCCTCTGACAAGTCGCAGCAAGCTGCGAAGCCGGGGGACAAAGAAGAAATGAAGGCTTACAGCGAAGTTATCACCGACAAGGCTGAAACCGACGAGGGTCTTTTTGACGTCCATAAAATTGAAGACAAATATTACTACGAAATTGCCGACTCTCTTCTAGGCCGAGAAATGCTTGTAATTTCTCGTATTGCCAAAACCGCCGATAATATGGGTTACGGTGGTGAAAAGAATAATACACAAACCGTTCGATGGCAGCGTAGAGGAGACAAAGTGCTGCTGAGGCATGTGTCTTATTCAAACGTAGCTGACAGCACGGAGCCGGTGTATCAGGCTGTTCAAAATTCAAATTTTGAGCCTATCATTAAAACGTTTTCTATAGAAACTCTCGGTAAGGATTCTTCGGGTGTCGTAATTGAAGCGACTTCACTTTACAATACTGACGTGCCTTCTTTTGGCCTCAGTGATCGCCGACGTACAGCATATAGAGTTCGTCGGCTCGACTCAGATAGGACTTTTATCGAACATATACACAGTTATCCACTCAATATTGAAGCACGCAGCATACTAACTTACGAGGCACAAGAACCTCCTTCCAATTCACAGACCAATACCATCTCTATGGAGATGAATCACAGCATGGTGCTGTTGCCGAAGGAGCAAATGCGTCCGCGATCCTATGACCAGCGGGTCGGATTCTTCAGCGTGCGTCAAACTTACTACGGTGACGACGTCCAAAAAGCGAAGGATTTACGGTATATAACCCGTTATGAACTGGTTCCAAAAGACAAGGAAGCGTACATGCGTGGAGAGCTGGTTGAACCGGTGAACCCCATTGTTTATTGGATTGATCCCGCAACACCTGAAAAGTGGCGCCCTTATCTGAAGCAGGGTGTTGTTGACTGGCAAAAAGCTTTTGAGGAGGCCGGTTTTAAGAATGCCATTATTGCCAAGGATCCTCCTTCCAAAGAGGAGAACCCCGAGTGGAGTCCGGAAGATGTTCGGTATTCTGTAATTCGTTATTTTGCATCAGACATTCAGAATGCATACGGACCTCATGTTCACGATCCGAGAACCGGTCAGATTCTGGAAAGCGATATCGGCTGGTATCATAACGTGATGAACCTGCTGCGCAATTGGTTCTTCGTTCAAACTGCGGCCGTTAACCCGGAAGCCAGGGGCGTAGAGTTTGATGATGAAGTGATGGGTCAGCTGATTCGATTTGTATCTGCCCATGAGGTTGGTCACACACTGGGATTCCCGCATAATATGGGTTCCAGTTACGCCTACCCGGTTGACTCCCTGCGATCACCGACCTTCACAAGCACGCACGGAACTGCCCCGTCTATCATGGACTATGCCCGTTTTAATTACGTGGCTCAGCCCGGCGACGGAGTTACACAGTTCTACCCGCAAGTCGGCGAGTATGACAAGTGGGCCGCCAAATGGGGTTACAGCTGGTTCCCTGAAGATATGTCTAAGGAAGAGATCGAGCAGACCCTGCATGAATGGACGCTTGAAAGAGCTGATGATCCCGCATACTTCTTCGGTACCGGTGGTGATGATCCCCGTGTGCAAACCGAAGACCTGACCAACGACGCCATGCGGGCCAGTGAACTCGGTGTTGCCAACCTGCAGCGTATCACCAACAATATGATGGAGTGGATAGCCCGTGACGGAGCCAACTATGATGAGCTGGAAGAGCTATACGGACAGGTTGTGGCCCAATGGGGTCGCTATACCGGTCATGTATATAATAACATAGGAGGTGTTTATCGCAACGATAAGACCTATGATCAGGAAGGTCCGGTATACGAATTTGTCCCCGAAGAGAGACAGCGCAGAGCTATGTACTGGCTGGCAGACTACGGGTGGAATTCACCGACCTGGATGCTGAACTACGAGGTTCTTGATCGCATCAATGAAAGTTCTGTGGTTGATGATATCCGAAGCCGACAGACGAGCCTGCTGAACAATGTAGCTTCTCCTCAAATGATGGGAAGACTCATTGAATGGTCAGAGCGTACGGATGGCGATACCTATACTCC from Halalkalibaculum roseum includes:
- a CDS encoding class I SAM-dependent methyltransferase, which encodes MEHLLHFIKDLKQVGAIAPSSKFLAKDLVKQLKKELLCQGCPPLNILEIGPGTGPLTKEISKHIRPKDHLDVVEINDHFFEVVKSKYHSSNISIHHEDIIRFNNGRSYDYIFSSLPYEAMPEDVIQKIWKKKLELCSPKAYICYFKYVSFRKFKCNFEEAVVEKYQSNKKVVFLNLPPAKLFTLEINNNEAPESLIENVA
- a CDS encoding zinc-dependent metalloprotease, coding for MMNSTPGIKVFLSVVLALTLLGGCASSQKATKKSSDKSQQAAKPGDKEEMKAYSEVITDKAETDEGLFDVHKIEDKYYYEIADSLLGREMLVISRIAKTADNMGYGGEKNNTQTVRWQRRGDKVLLRHVSYSNVADSTEPVYQAVQNSNFEPIIKTFSIETLGKDSSGVVIEATSLYNTDVPSFGLSDRRRTAYRVRRLDSDRTFIEHIHSYPLNIEARSILTYEAQEPPSNSQTNTISMEMNHSMVLLPKEQMRPRSYDQRVGFFSVRQTYYGDDVQKAKDLRYITRYELVPKDKEAYMRGELVEPVNPIVYWIDPATPEKWRPYLKQGVVDWQKAFEEAGFKNAIIAKDPPSKEENPEWSPEDVRYSVIRYFASDIQNAYGPHVHDPRTGQILESDIGWYHNVMNLLRNWFFVQTAAVNPEARGVEFDDEVMGQLIRFVSAHEVGHTLGFPHNMGSSYAYPVDSLRSPTFTSTHGTAPSIMDYARFNYVAQPGDGVTQFYPQVGEYDKWAAKWGYSWFPEDMSKEEIEQTLHEWTLERADDPAYFFGTGGDDPRVQTEDLTNDAMRASELGVANLQRITNNMMEWIARDGANYDELEELYGQVVAQWGRYTGHVYNNIGGVYRNDKTYDQEGPVYEFVPEERQRRAMYWLADYGWNSPTWMLNYEVLDRINESSVVDDIRSRQTSLLNNVASPQMMGRLIEWSERTDGDTYTPFELMDDLRVAIWKELDDNRPTIDVFRRNLQRGYIERMEYLMTEEPTIPEQWRQFFSLNVDVSQSDIRPIVREQLELLLDDVEGAIRNSGDRATRTHLEDVTHRIDAVLNPED